From Nymphalis io chromosome 10, ilAglIoxx1.1, whole genome shotgun sequence, a single genomic window includes:
- the LOC126771517 gene encoding uncharacterized protein LOC126771517 produces MGCFQSKKEATDLHPNVFRVVNIDENGSDLCSGQLEITESDIILYREGRESTVWPLHSLRRYGFEGEIFSFESGRRCETGEGIYAFRCRRASLLFQTLQQQIQLRNVVHDTVPYPVTRLSPSPQGRQTLQASVVHRSSVDNGQPDAAAAFNNNLSNIAANASGIPPILTQSPRSPSSADILEVMPLYPHSQSTDNHVTNVYQVRDFKREHNNNNQAEIGTDNRHVYTNDFSRDLAILRNNLRQETVLNTIRDIEDETNFLENRYVNENIPNNSAINVLSPTMSNSSEHYAQLSMEQQALSRLYVNIPPSDANTFDVNKNDTTPTTPITPKQVEYCNLSLGTKPEVNVNTYANLMLGDIADSFKNVKSTFSTSEHTQKFSESDTFTSMSPIEEMEVNYAILDIDSNKDTHIKGARNLISPESQSNSSKNESTALCSSQPHGRLVSQTSIEQSTAGNASSTIPCTSIGYTTIDFDKTVALTSVAAGAELNMDSCRKNRHNSCGILCGSPSSSEKNKGIN; encoded by the exons ATGGGATGTTTTCAAAGCAAAAAAGAAGCTACCGATTTACATCCAAATGTGTTTCGTGTTGTTAATATTGATGAAAATGGATCCGATTTGTGTTCAGGACAATTAGAAATCACGGAatcagatattattttataccgtGAAGGCAGAGAATCTACTGTGTGGCCCCTTCATTCTTTGCGACGATATGGTTTTGAAGGAGAAATATTCAGCTTCGAATCGg gaagGAGATGTGAAACAGGTGAAGGTATATATGCATTTAGATGTAGAAGAGCATCTCTGTTATTTCAAACACTGCAGCAACAAATACAATTAAGAAATGTTGTTCATGATACTGTCCCTTATCCTGTAACAAGGCTATCACCATCACCACAAGGGCGACAGACTTTGCAAGCTAGTGTTGTCCATCGTTCTTCAGTCGACAATGGTCAACCAGATGCAGCAGCAGCTTTCAATAACAACCTTTCAAATATTGCTGCAAATGCAAGTGGAATTCCACCTATATTAACACAGTCACCTCGCTCACCTTCCAGTGCCGATATATTAGAAGTTATGCCTCTATATCCACACTCACAATCAACTGATAATCATGTGACTAATGTTTATCAAGTCCGGGATTTTAAAcgggaacataacaataataaccaAGCAGAAATAGGAACTGACAATCGACATGTATATACTAATGATTTTAGTAGAGACTTAGCAAtacttagaaataatttaagacAAGAAACTGTTTTGAATACCATAAGAGATATAGAGGATGAAACAAATTTTCTTGAGAATAgatatgtaaatgaaaatattccaaataactCGGCAATCAATGTGCTATCCCCTACAATGAGTAATTCAAGTGAACACTATGCTCAATTAAGTATGGAACAACAGGCATTGTCCAGATTATATGTTAACATTCCTCCCAGCGATGCTAACACTTTTGACGTTAATAAAAATGACACAACACCAACAACACCGATTACACCTAAACAAGTTGAATATTGCAACTTGTCTCTTGGAACAAAACCAGaagtaaatgtaaatacatatgcAAACCTAATGTTGGGTGATATTGCAGacagttttaaaaatgttaagtcAACTTTTAGTACATCTGAACACACTCAAAAGTTTTCCGAATCTGATACTTTTACCTCCATGTCACCCATTGAAGAAATGGAAGTCAATTATGCTATTTTAGATATTGATTCTAATAAGGATACTCATATTAAAGGGGCTAGAAATCTTATATCACCAGAAAGCCAATCAAATAGTTCCAAAAATGAAAGTACTGCATTATGTTCCTCACAACCTCATGGCCGGCTCGTTTCTCAGACCAGTATAGAACAATCCACAGCAGGAAATGCATCCAGTACAATTCCTTGTACTAGTATTGGTTATACAAccattgattttgataaaactgtTGCATTGACCTCTGTCGCTGCAGGAGCAGAGCTCAATATGGATAGCTGTAGAAAAAATAGACACAATTCATGTGGAATTTTATGCGGAAGCCCCAGCAgtagtgaaaaaaataaaggaattaACTGA
- the LOC126771434 gene encoding uncharacterized protein LOC126771434 isoform X1 produces MWGIVLLLYFVAGSRQLSITEFSIPNSVESGEDARLNCKYELTSDESDKALFVKWWWTPLNGTSDERNQLYQRIAGHPAVALHNNIKIEENDAILLLNVTPEDSGTYECEVSNIDEVRKHAELLVFTMGSGPDLNITLVDDGPDTDKEDDVLVTCAATDVAPYPDLVIIANGEILATQESVSSNGSTYDIFASTVLSKDKADGVDISCELFYRDVNVTHSPYVDTQTFYIDESALSTTEDAEHAFTTEATSDPLQYTSKAGHGSVLCLRLVIAAFSFVFWL; encoded by the exons ATGTGGGGCATTGTTCTGCTCCTGTACTTCGTTGCAG GTAGTCGCCAATTATCCATTACAGAATTTTCGATACCAAACTCAGTAGAATCGGGTGAGGATGCCCGTCTAAATTGCAAATACGAACTGACTTCTGACGAATCAGATAAAGCACTCTTCGTGAAATGGTGGTGGACGCCTCTGAATGGTACCAGTGACGAGCGCAATCAGCTTTATCAGAGAATCGCCGGTCACCCTGCCGTAGccttacataataacatta AAATAGAAGAAAATGACGCTATCTTACTTCTAAACGTTACTCCGGAAGACTCTGGTACATACGAATGCGAAGTTTCGAACATAGACGAGGTCCGCAAACATGCTGAGCTTCTTGTATTTA CAATGGGGAGTGGTCCGGACTTGAACATCACCCTGGTGGACGACGGACCTGACACTGACAAGGAAGATGATGTCCTTGTAACTTGCGCAGCCACAGACGTGGCTCCTTATCCTGACCTCGTCATTATCGCTAATGG GGAGATTCTTGCTACTCAAGAATCGGTTTCGTCTAACGGAAGTACGTACGATATATTCGCGTCGACTGTACTGTCCAAAGACAAAGCGGATGGCGTTGATATCAGCTGCGAATTATTCTATAGAGATGTCAACGTCACACATTCACCTTACGTTGACACCCAGACCTTCTATATTGACGAATCAG CGCTGTCCACGACGGAGGATGCCGAGCACGCCTTCACAACTGAAGCTACCTCAGATCCATTACAATACACTA gtAAAGCCGGTCACGGATCTGTCTTGTGTCTACGTCTAGTCATAGCTGCTTTCAGTTTCGTTTTCTGGCTATAA
- the LOC126771434 gene encoding uncharacterized protein LOC126771434 isoform X2, which yields MWGIVLLLYFVAGSRQLSITEFSIPNSVESGEDARLNCKYELTSDESDKALFVKWWWTPLNGTSDERNQLYQRIAGHPAVALHNNIKIEENDAILLLNVTPEDSGTYECEVSNIDEVRKHAELLVFTMGSGPDLNITLVDDGPDTDKEDDVLVTCAATDVAPYPDLVIIANGEILATQESVSSNGSTYDIFASTVLSKDKADGVDISCELFYRDVNVTHSPYVDTQTFYIDESGKAGHGSVLCLRLVIAAFSFVFWL from the exons ATGTGGGGCATTGTTCTGCTCCTGTACTTCGTTGCAG GTAGTCGCCAATTATCCATTACAGAATTTTCGATACCAAACTCAGTAGAATCGGGTGAGGATGCCCGTCTAAATTGCAAATACGAACTGACTTCTGACGAATCAGATAAAGCACTCTTCGTGAAATGGTGGTGGACGCCTCTGAATGGTACCAGTGACGAGCGCAATCAGCTTTATCAGAGAATCGCCGGTCACCCTGCCGTAGccttacataataacatta AAATAGAAGAAAATGACGCTATCTTACTTCTAAACGTTACTCCGGAAGACTCTGGTACATACGAATGCGAAGTTTCGAACATAGACGAGGTCCGCAAACATGCTGAGCTTCTTGTATTTA CAATGGGGAGTGGTCCGGACTTGAACATCACCCTGGTGGACGACGGACCTGACACTGACAAGGAAGATGATGTCCTTGTAACTTGCGCAGCCACAGACGTGGCTCCTTATCCTGACCTCGTCATTATCGCTAATGG GGAGATTCTTGCTACTCAAGAATCGGTTTCGTCTAACGGAAGTACGTACGATATATTCGCGTCGACTGTACTGTCCAAAGACAAAGCGGATGGCGTTGATATCAGCTGCGAATTATTCTATAGAGATGTCAACGTCACACATTCACCTTACGTTGACACCCAGACCTTCTATATTGACGAATCAG gtAAAGCCGGTCACGGATCTGTCTTGTGTCTACGTCTAGTCATAGCTGCTTTCAGTTTCGTTTTCTGGCTATAA
- the LOC126771435 gene encoding exocyst complex component 3 encodes MSTMDEIEEESRAAAAKMVMNMMQRPGQLEKVEQYKKRITHKKASIEAQLKSAVQGKLDGVRVGLRQLQECLDDVQQISLKMDELEDLLMGVPPLVASLQAVREEDSRHSQYVTAMDSLKHIFTVPESVAKTKQWIGEGKLLHAHQCLSDLENSRDDLLYELHRLPNQSSHDKIMLKAYFEDVEMVSNLLEKQIKLILARTLNTVRKEPTVIVTALRIIEREEKRDQMAIQQQDQSGFMPPGRPKNWRTKSFEVLECAVAQRVEGTRVDEREDNKLWLIRYLELTRQLILEDLRVVKTLCVPCFPPHYDIVNKYVNMYHTCLSSSLQDIVQNGLEGNEYVTLLSWILNTYPGTELMGSPEVKVDVSILPPLLSEEIMQKLQDEYLQKMESNYMEWMEKTLESELAEWAGERSPDVEPHTSAFHTHAPVIIFQMIDQNLQVTETISKEITFKALLLSIDQVTRFGNMYREGVIQFKNSHFADRSRVAYFTHHMITIVNNSEQMVRLAQQTQSRRWPPALHHPPAERSFQRLLDTFQSLRDEAAKFLLEEAFLDLEEHFDDLFTAKWLTSSIPVDTICVTLEDYFQDYNHLREKNFEYVINEAQNLVYKKYITAMLSKKITFKTVEEAQQAATKIVKEANQIRSFFRRIALNAEGVNVDWPFEVISVLAEVLRCQDIEMLSLDLHGLLEKCPDVSEEQLVRLLALRGDVPRAHVRDTVTHVRAARQPRAQPHPALPQLFRNITFNDRLLSHFTL; translated from the exons ATGAGCACAATGGATGAAATTGAAGAAGAATCAAGAGCAGCCGCTGCAAAGATGGTTATGAACATGATGCAAAGACCAGGGCAATTAGAGAAA GttgaacaatataaaaaaagaataactcaCAAAAAAGCATCAATCGAAGCACAATTGAAATCTGCAGTACAAGGAAAACTTGACGGAGTTAGAGTTGGCTTAAGGCAATTACAAGAATGTTTAGATGATGTACAACAAATCAGCTTaaa aATGGATGAATTAGAAGACCTATTAATGGGTGTACCACCTCTGGTAGCCTCCCTACAAGCAGTAAGGGAAGAAGATTCACGTCATTCACAGTATGTGACAGCTATGGACAGCTTGAAACATATCTTTACAGTCCCTGAAAGTGTTGCCAAAACAAAACAATGGATTGGAGAAGGAAAACTGTTGCATGCTCATCAG TGCCTAAGTGATTTGGAAAATTCAAGGGATGATTTACTATATGAACTGCATAGATTACCCAATCAATCATCCCATGATAAAATCATGCTTAAAGCATACTTTGAAGACGTCGAGATGGTTTCGAACTTGCTCGAGAAGCAGATTAAGTTAATTTTAGCTAGGACGTTGAACACCGTCCGCAAGGAGCCTACAGTTATTGTGACTGCACTAAGAATTATTGAGAGAGAAGAAAAAAGAGATCAAATGGCAATTCAG CAACAAGATCAGTCTGGTTTTATGCCACCCGGGAGACCTAAAAACTGGCGTACTAAATCATTCGAAGTATTAGAATGTGCTGTTGCACAACGCGTGGAAGGCACGCGTGTGGATGAACGAGAAGACAACAAGCTGTGGTTGATACGATACCTCGAGTTGACGAGGCAGCTGATACTGGAGGACTTGAGAGTCGTCAAGACGTTGTGCGTCCCGTGTTTCCCGCCGCACTATGACATTGTCAATAAATATGTGAATATGTATCATACCTGTTTGTCTTCCAGT TTACAAGACATAGTTCAGAATGGCTTAGAAGGTAATGAATACGTTACTCTATTGTCCTGGATTCTGAACACGTATCCTGGTACTGAGCTGATGGGCAGTCCCGAGGTCAAAGTAGATGTCTCCATTTTACCTCCGCTTCTGAGTGAAGAGATCATGCAAAAGTTGCAAGATGAGTACCTGCAG AAAATGGAATCGAACTACATGGAGTGGATGGAGAAGACGCTGGAGTCGGAGCTCGCGGAGTGGGCGGGCGAGCGCTCGCCGGACGTGGAGCCGCACACCAGCGCCTTCCACACGCACGCGCCCGTCATCATCTTCCAGATGATCGACCAGAACCTGCAG GTCACGGAGACTATAAGCAAGGAGATCACCTTCAAAGCCCTGCTGCTGAGTATTGATCAAGTGACGCGGTTCGGAAATATGTATAGAGAGGGTGTCATACAGTTCAAG AACTCGCACTTCGCGGACCGCTCGCGCGTGGCGTACTTCACGCACCACATGATCACCATCGTCAACAACAGCGAGCAGATGGTGCGCCTGGCGCAGCAGACGCAGAGCCGGCGCTGGCCGCCCGCGCTGCACCACCCGCCCGCCGAGCGCAGCTTCCAGCGCCTGCTCGACACCTTCCAG AGTTTGAGAGATGAAGCCGCTAAGTTTCTTTTGGAGGAGGCTTTCTTGGATTTGGAAGAACATTTTGATGACCTGTTCACCGCGAAGTGGCTCACTTCGAGTATACCGGTCGACACGATTTGTGTCACGCTCGAAGATTATTTCCAGGACTACAACCATTTGAGAGAGAAAAATTTCGAGTACGTCATAAACGAGGCGCAAAATCTcgtttataaaaagtatataacggCAATGTTATCAAAGAAAATAACGTTTAAAACGGTCGAAGAAGCCCAGCAAGCCGCCACCAAGATCGTGAAGGAAGCGAATCAAATAAGATCGTTCTTCCGACGAATCGCGTTGAATGCTGAAGGTGTTAACGTGGATTGGCCGTTTGAAGTTATCAGCGTGTTGGCAGAG GTGCTGCGGTGTCAAGACATCGAGATGCTGTCGCTGGACCTGCACGGGCTGCTGGAGAAGTGCCCGGACGTGTCGGAGGAGCAGCTGGTGCGGCTGCTGGCGCTGCGCGGGGACGTGCCGCGCGCGCACGTGCGCGACACCGTGACGCACGTGCGCGCCGCCCGCCAGCCGCGCGCGCAGCCGCACCCCGCGCTGCCGCAGCTCTTCCGGAATATCACCTTCAACGACCGTCTACTGTCTCACTTCACGCTGTAG
- the LOC126771428 gene encoding UDP-N-acetylglucosamine--dolichyl-phosphate N-acetylglucosaminephosphotransferase: MWSIIILIFLSIVSYLLTDELIPKMKNLFINAGLFGVDLCKVSKEKIPEAIGVVSGCVFLVTIFLFIPIVFGNDLMDRGNFPHNEFAELLAALLSICCMLLLGFADDVLNLKWRYKLLLPTVASLPLLVVYYVNFNSTTFIVPIPLRPIFGISINIGFLYYIYMGMLAVFCTNAINILAGINGLEVGQSAVIALSIIIFDIIELRGDQFKAHSFSLHIMIPYLATTLALLKHNWYPSRVFVGDTFCYVSGMTFAVVAILSHFSKTVLLFFLPQIINFVYSVPQLFHIIPCPRHRLPKYSAETDLLYPSKTVILKKDMNMLHKNVLQILTWFQLVDKQEDNDCIIINNMTLINLFLIKLGPMSEVRLTSSLLIFQILCTCIAFLVRYPMASYFY, from the exons atgtggtctatcataatattaatatttttatctattgtaTCTTACCTTTTAACTGATGAATTAatacctaaaatgaaaaatCTTTTCATAAATGCTGGATTATTTGGTGTTGATCTTTGTAAGGTATCCAAAGAAAAAAT acCTGAAGCTATTGGAGTTGTGTCAGGATGTGTTTTTCTGGTGACAATTTTTTTGTTCATACCGATTGTTTTTGGGAATGATTTGATGGATAGAGGAAATTTTCCCCATAATGAG TTTGCAGAGTTATTGGCAGCTTTATTATCAATATGTTGTATGTTACTGCTGGGATTTGCAGAtgatgttttaaatttgaaatggaGATACAAATTACTCCTTCCGACAGTGGCATCTTTACCATTACTTGTTGTTtactatgtaaattttaattctacCACTTTTATTGTACCAATCCCTTTGCGGCCTATTTTTGGAATCTCCATCAATATTG gTTTCttgtactatatttatatgGGTATGTTAGCTGTTTTCTGCACCAATGCTATTAACATATTGGCTGGAATAAATGGTCTTGAAGTGGGTCAATCGGCAGTAATAgcattatctataataattttcgACATAATTGAATTAAGAGGTGATCAGTTCAAAGCTCATAGCTTTTCTCTTCATATTATGATTCCATATCTTGCCACTACACTGGCATTATTAAAACACAATTG GTACCCATCTAGAGTTTTTGTGGGAGATACATTTTGTTATGTATCAGGCATGACGTTTGCTGTAGTTGCCATTCTCAGTCATTTTagtaaaactgttttattatttttcttacctCAAATTATCAATTTTGTGTATTCTGTACCACAACTTTTTCATATCATACCATGCCCAAGACACAGACTTCCGAAGTATAGTGCAGAGACAGATTTACTTTATCCGAGTAaaacagtaattttaaaaaaagatatgaaTATGTTACacaaaaatgtattacaaattttaacatGGTTTCAACTAGTTGACAAGCAGGAAGATAATGactgtattataattaacaatatgacACTAATAAACTTATTCTTGATAAAATTAGGACCAATGTCGGAAGTTCGATTAACTTCAAGcttgttaatatttcaaattctgTGTACATGTATAGCATTTTTAGTAAGATATCCAATGgcctcatatttttattaa
- the LOC126771427 gene encoding vacuolar protein sorting-associated protein 54, with translation MEDKSISNKTPIWQNCVHCPNLLFDTATEFERHIQEKHSIKEGTLILCQYGQNGICSALQFGDLRKAGFKYHVRQYHIYKTNTNDDWTFYSSSQNLPAVLNDPNRGKQSNFFTKTWGDGFIDKVEIYPSPYLPEICLLHFESYCKKISRRYRRHCQLKENLPNKTRTPVIETVCEVPNIFYDQSLALNDPKLFSKVFPGLSNTQDINSTIRSLQETLSTYLDVVEMKISKQVAQKSDAFFHAMLSHDTIMEQMARAVRTVQNTRKDIKDVKQNLSESPLKLISLTRINHNLNNVHDLLKLMGTVQQTQPMIQLLLSTSDYVAALDLISSTQKVLSTRLSGIQAFRHLSPQLTEMKRLIHKMLSNEFLRFIVSDLNRPLKDQTDLPERDKVVSIVSGILRLKEFDFLDIFKTEAMTSIQATIKQCLVEIVSERDGGTEIVLRGSNSDTWLLCNEGITFLQKVTPNLVNLFKRILSISNLILDISQMGDIVGNDSEEIWNQEELLLIEEKVKKVIISLSDYSNERCANLIVTKTDKEYALTDLSQLSKLSDLIDNFSKEFAKITGHYSSAMKLALKSFAMKYIQNLHSERRLHLTAALNAERWKVADVPCELQSVISKICEVGEIPLVLNYESGKPDGKYLIINKENYAVVSTVQLLIKILLEYCDATKQSPDIVQYMVHCMLELIRMFNSRCCQLVLGAGAIQSAGLKTISTSNLALVSRSLQVILWLLPLIIKLLEKMHSKEVSLNGFTSLESDIAGHKKEIESKICIIVSNMLGSQLGSWEAKPPVPSQTFRNISKHLVKLHEALIDILPLEQISNIYMKVHDNFKDKLREQLMKMNIVANGSPQHGVVTSELTFYLQTLKTLRVINDNDTDNDNILYDIWLN, from the exons atggaGGACAAGTCCATCTCAAATAAGACGCCAATATGGCAAAACTGTGTACATTGCCCAAACCTGCTGTTCGATACTGCCACGGAATTTGaaag acatATTCAAGAAAAACACAGTATTAAAGAGGGAACTCTCATATTATGCCAATATGGGCAAAATGGCATATGTTCAGCATTACAATTTGGAGATTTACGAAAAGCTGGGTTCAAATATCATGTAAGACAATAccacatttataaaactaatactaATGATGACTGGACATTTTACTCATCATCACAGAATCTGCCTGCAGTTCTGAATGACCCAAATAGAGGCaaacaaagtaatttttttacaaaaacatggGGTGATGGTTTTATAGATAAAGTAGAAATTTATCCTAGTCCATATTTACCGGAAATATGCTTATTACATTTCGAGTCATATTGTAAGAAAATTTCTAGAAGATATAGAAGACACTGTCAACTTAAAGAAAATTTGCCGAATAAAACTAGAACACCTGTGATAGAAACCGTTTGTGAAGTACCAAATATTTTCTATGATCAGTCCTTAGCACTTAATGATCCAAAGTTATTTAGTAAAGTATTTCCTGGACTTTCAAATACACAAGATATTAACTCCACCATAAGATCATTACAAGAAACATTGAGCACATACCTTGATGTAGTTGAGatgaaaatatcaaaacaaGTTGCACAGAAATCAGATGCCTTCTTCCATGCAATGCTTTCACATGACACTATTATGGAACAAATGGCGAGAGCTGTTAGAACTGTCCAAAATACAAGAAAAGATATCAAAGATGTAAAACAAAATCTCAGCGAGAGTCCATTGAAGTTAATAAGTTTGACAAGGATAAATCATAATCTTAATAATGTGCAtgatctattaaaattaatgggtACAGTGCAGCAAACACAGCCAATGATTCAGCTTCTTCTAAGCACATCAGACTATGTTGCTGCCCTAGACCTAATCAGTTCTACACAAAAAGTATTATCAACACGTTTATCTGGTATTCAAGCTTTTCGACATTTATCTCCACAATTGACGGAAATGAAAAGATTAATTCATAAAATGCTAAGCAATgaatttttaagatttattgtaTCAGATCTCAATAGACCACTTAAAGACCAAACAGATTTACCAGAAAGAGATAAAGTAGTGTCTATTGTATCAGGAATTCTTCGTTTAAAGGAGTTTGATTTTcttgacatttttaaaacagaAGCAATGACATCAATTCAGGCTACTATTAAACAATGTCTGGTAGAAATAGTGTCAGAGAGAGATGGAGGCACAGAAATTGTATTGAGGGGTTCAAATAGCGATACATGGTTACTTTGTAATGAGGGGATTACTTTCCTTCAGAAAGTTACACCAaacttagtaaatttatttaaaagaattttatCTATAAGCAATTTAATTCTAGATATAAGCCAAATGGGTGATATAGTAGGAAATGACAGTGAAGAAATTTGGAATCAAGAAGAATTGCTTTTAATAGAAGAAAAAGTAAAGAAAGTAATTATTTCTCTTTCTGACTACAGTAACGAAAGGTGTGCCAATCTTATAGTCACAAAGACTGATAAGGAATATGCATTAACAGATTTATCacaattatcaaaattatcTGACTTAATAGATAACTTTTCCAAGGAATTTGCAAAAATAACAGGACATTATAGTAGTGCAATGAAACTGGCATTAAAAAGCTTTGCtatgaaatatattcaaaatttgcATTCTGAAAGAAGATTGCACCTTACTGCTGCTCTGAATGCTGAAAGATGGAAAGTTGCTGATGTACCATGTGAGCTACAAAgtgttataagtaaaatatgtgAAGTTGGTGAAATACCTCTTGTACTAAATTATGAAAGTGGGAAACCTGAtggcaaatatttaattatcaataaagaaaattatgctGTAGTTTCTACTGTGCAACTGTTGATCAAAATTTTACTAGAATACTGTGATGCAACTAAGCAATCACCAGATATTGTTCAATACATGGTACATTGCATGTTAGAACTTATTAGAATGTTTAATTCTCGGTGCTGTCAGCTAGTATTAGGTGCTGGTGCAATACAGAGTGCTGGTTTGAAAACAATTTCCACCTCAAATTTGGCTTTAGTGTCAAGATCTTTACAAGTTATCCTATGGCTTTTACCTTTAATTATAAAGCTTTTAGAAAAAATGCACTCAAAAGAAGTTTCTTTAAATGGTTTTACTAGCTTAGAAAGTGACATAGCTGGGCATAAAAAGgaaattgaaagtaaaatatgCATAATTGTAAGTAATATGCTAGGTTCACAGTTGGGAAGCTGGGAAGCCAAACCACCGGTTCCTTCACAAACATTCCGAAATATATCTAAGCATTTAGTAAAACTTCATGAAGCTCTTATTGATATTTTGCCATTAGAAcaaattagtaatatatatatgaaagtaCATGATAACTTTAAAGACAAATTGAGAGAACAATTGATGAAGATGAATATTGTTGCAAATGGTAGTCCTCAACATGGTGTTGTTACCTCCGAGTTAACCTTTTATTTACAGACTCTTAAAACTCTTAGAgtaattaatgataatgatactgacaatgataatatattatatgacatttGGTTAaactaa
- the LOC126771429 gene encoding thyrostimulin alpha-2 subunit, with product MFLRGLIFLLSISHLLASESWKKPGCHIRGHKKNITIPDCVKFEITTNACRGYCESWSLPSIMFGFKRHPVTSLGQCCNIMESEDIPVKVLCLDGERNLIFKSAVTCACYHCQKE from the exons atgtTTCTTAGaggcttaatatttcttttatctatAAGTCATTTACTAGCATCAGAATCATGGAAAAAGCCCGGCTGCCATATTAGGG ggcacaaaaaaaatataactattccGGATTGTGTTAAGTTCGAGATAACAACAAATGCCTGCCGAGGATACTGTGAGTCCTGGTCCCTGCCAAGTATCATGTTTGGTTTCAAACGCCATCCGGTTACTTCTTTAGGACAATGTTGTAATATTATGGAATCTGAGGAT ATTCCAGTAAAAGTATTGTGCTTAGATGgagaaagaaatttaatttttaagtctgCTGTTACTTGCGCCTGCTACCATTGCCAGAAAGAATAA